A window of Corallococcus macrosporus DSM 14697 contains these coding sequences:
- a CDS encoding diacylglycerol/lipid kinase family protein, whose amino-acid sequence MLVQPLRSPDLRRAPASDVTTEPKVAVLLNANARKVDARVVKSLSHVVPEQDLFLSRSPLDGRRIIQTVLERGYPMVFTGGGDGTFMGFVNEVLHQVGPRGRFAGKTPPRFGILKLGTGNGLAAYVNASGTRGDGILNDVLRARTGEVPGYRPMDLLMVDGQRAPFAGLGVDGKVLNDYIWVKENLGKGLFKSMLSGSGGYFSAVACKTVPHYLTHSHWVECEVVNGASEAYRLGPDGTATGESLAPGATLFRGRLMMAAAGTMPFYGYGFRMFPFAGQRPGYMQLRLGQVTPTQVLAHLPKLWNGRWFPEGLMDFHAREVTIRFAHPMPFQVGGDAAGYREQVTMSVAPESVELVDFTGAMN is encoded by the coding sequence ATGCTGGTCCAGCCCCTCCGCTCTCCCGACCTCCGCCGCGCGCCCGCTTCGGACGTCACCACCGAGCCCAAGGTCGCGGTCCTGCTGAACGCCAACGCCCGGAAGGTCGACGCCCGGGTGGTGAAGTCCCTGTCCCACGTGGTGCCGGAGCAGGACCTGTTCCTCTCCCGCTCGCCGCTGGATGGCCGGCGCATCATCCAGACGGTGCTGGAGCGCGGCTACCCCATGGTCTTCACGGGTGGCGGTGACGGCACCTTCATGGGCTTCGTGAACGAGGTCCTTCACCAGGTCGGCCCGCGCGGCCGCTTCGCGGGCAAGACGCCGCCCCGCTTCGGCATCCTCAAGCTGGGCACCGGCAACGGCCTGGCCGCCTACGTCAACGCCTCCGGCACCCGGGGCGACGGCATCCTCAATGACGTGCTCCGCGCCCGCACCGGGGAGGTCCCGGGCTACCGCCCCATGGACCTGCTGATGGTGGATGGGCAGCGCGCGCCCTTCGCCGGGCTGGGCGTGGATGGCAAGGTGCTCAACGACTACATCTGGGTGAAGGAGAACCTGGGCAAGGGCCTCTTCAAGAGCATGCTCAGCGGCAGCGGCGGCTACTTCTCCGCGGTGGCCTGTAAGACGGTGCCGCACTACCTCACCCACTCGCACTGGGTGGAGTGTGAGGTCGTCAACGGCGCCTCCGAGGCCTACCGGCTCGGGCCGGATGGCACCGCGACGGGCGAGTCGCTGGCCCCGGGCGCCACCCTCTTCCGCGGCCGGCTGATGATGGCGGCGGCGGGCACCATGCCCTTCTACGGCTACGGCTTCCGCATGTTCCCCTTCGCGGGCCAGCGCCCGGGCTACATGCAGCTCCGCCTGGGCCAGGTGACGCCCACGCAGGTGCTCGCCCACCTGCCCAAGCTGTGGAACGGCCGCTGGTTCCCCGAAGGCCTGATGGACTTCCACGCCCGCGAGGTCACCATCCGCTTCGCCCACCCCATGCCCTTCCAGGTGGGGGGCGACGCGGCCGGCTACCGCGAGCAGGTCACCATGTCCGTGGCCCCGGAGTCCGTCGAGCTGGTGGACTTCACCGGCGCGATGAACTGA
- the dnaK gene encoding molecular chaperone DnaK: protein MGKIIGIDLGTTNSVVAIMEGREPKVIVNEEGSRITPSVVAFTKDGERLVGQVAKRQSITNPERTIYSAKRFMGRRHDEVAEEATLVPYKVARGPNGDARVDIDGKQYSAPEISAQVLLKLKRAAENYLGEKVTEAVITVPAYFNDAQRQATKDAGEIAGLTVRRIVNEPTAAALAYGMDKKKDEKIAVYDFGGGTFDVSILEVGENVVDVLATNGDTHLGGDNIDLRIMDWLISEFKKDTGLDVSKDKMVLQRLKEAAEKAKIELSSAMETDVNLPFLTADASGPKHLNVKLTRAKFEAMIDDLVERSLEPCRKCLKDAGVDPKDLNEIVLVGGTTRIPKVQEAVKRLFGKEPNRSVNPDEVVAVGAAVQAGVLSGEVKDILLLDVTPLSLGVETLGGVMTKLIERNTTIPTRKSETFSTAADGQTQVEIHVLQGEREMAGDNRSLGRFHLTGMPPAPRGVPQIEVTFDIDANGILNVSAKDKATGKEQKVTITHSSGLAKDEVEKMVADARSNEAADKSRRELVDVKNQAESQAYATEKLLKENKDKLSADVAKSLEDAVAELNKVRDGQDKDAIKTALDALQAASYKAAEEMYRATGGAPGAEGVPGAGPSAAPGSQASAKKDDVVDAEFRQS from the coding sequence GTGGGCAAGATTATCGGGATCGACCTGGGCACCACGAACAGTGTGGTCGCGATCATGGAGGGTCGCGAGCCCAAGGTGATCGTCAACGAGGAAGGCAGCCGCATCACGCCCTCGGTGGTCGCGTTCACGAAGGACGGGGAGCGCCTGGTCGGTCAGGTGGCGAAGCGCCAGTCCATCACCAACCCGGAGCGCACCATCTATTCGGCGAAGCGCTTCATGGGCCGCCGGCACGACGAGGTGGCCGAGGAGGCCACGCTGGTCCCCTACAAGGTGGCCCGTGGCCCCAACGGCGATGCCCGCGTGGACATCGACGGCAAGCAGTACAGCGCGCCGGAGATCAGCGCGCAGGTGCTGCTGAAGCTGAAGCGCGCGGCGGAGAACTACCTGGGTGAGAAGGTGACGGAGGCGGTCATCACCGTCCCGGCGTACTTCAACGACGCCCAGCGCCAGGCCACCAAGGACGCGGGGGAGATCGCGGGCCTCACGGTGCGCCGCATCGTGAACGAGCCGACCGCCGCGGCGCTCGCGTACGGGATGGACAAGAAGAAGGACGAGAAGATCGCCGTCTACGACTTCGGCGGCGGCACCTTCGACGTGTCCATCCTGGAGGTGGGCGAGAACGTGGTCGACGTGCTCGCGACCAACGGTGACACGCACCTGGGCGGTGACAACATCGACCTGCGGATCATGGACTGGCTGATCTCCGAGTTCAAGAAGGACACCGGGCTCGACGTCAGCAAGGACAAGATGGTGCTCCAGCGCCTGAAGGAGGCGGCGGAGAAGGCGAAGATCGAGCTGTCCAGCGCGATGGAGACGGACGTCAACCTGCCGTTCCTCACGGCGGACGCGTCCGGTCCGAAGCACCTCAACGTCAAGCTCACGCGCGCCAAGTTCGAGGCGATGATCGACGACCTCGTCGAGCGCTCCCTGGAGCCCTGCCGCAAGTGTCTGAAGGACGCCGGCGTGGATCCGAAGGACCTCAATGAGATTGTCCTCGTGGGCGGCACCACGCGCATCCCGAAGGTGCAGGAGGCCGTGAAGCGCCTGTTCGGCAAGGAGCCGAACCGCTCGGTGAACCCGGACGAGGTCGTGGCGGTGGGCGCCGCGGTGCAGGCCGGCGTGCTCTCCGGCGAGGTGAAGGACATCCTCCTGCTGGACGTGACGCCGCTGAGCCTGGGCGTGGAGACGCTGGGCGGGGTGATGACGAAGCTCATCGAGCGCAACACCACCATCCCCACGCGCAAGTCGGAGACCTTCTCCACGGCCGCGGACGGCCAGACGCAGGTGGAGATCCACGTGCTCCAGGGCGAGCGCGAGATGGCGGGTGACAACCGCAGCCTCGGCCGCTTCCACCTGACGGGCATGCCGCCGGCGCCGCGTGGCGTGCCGCAGATCGAGGTGACGTTCGACATCGACGCGAACGGCATCCTCAACGTCAGCGCCAAGGACAAGGCCACGGGCAAGGAGCAGAAGGTCACCATCACCCACTCGTCCGGCCTGGCGAAGGACGAGGTGGAGAAGATGGTCGCCGACGCGCGCTCCAACGAGGCCGCCGACAAGTCCCGCCGCGAGCTGGTGGACGTGAAGAACCAGGCGGAGAGCCAGGCCTACGCGACCGAGAAGCTCCTGAAGGAGAACAAGGACAAGCTGTCCGCTGACGTGGCGAAGTCGCTCGAGGACGCGGTGGCGGAGCTCAACAAGGTGCGCGACGGGCAGGACAAGGACGCCATCAAGACGGCGCTCGATGCGCTCCAGGCCGCCAGCTACAAGGCCGCCGAGGAGATGTACCGCGCCACGGGCGGCGCGCCGGGCGCCGAGGGCGTGCCGGGGGCCGGTCCTTCCGCGGCGCCGGGCTCGCAGGCCAGCGCGAAGAAGGACGACGTGGTGGACGCGGAGTTCCGGCAGTCGTAG
- a CDS encoding thiol-disulfide oxidoreductase DCC family protein has protein sequence MAPMLRTTPPGQDVILYDGHCRLCGGAARQLQRLLGKTGTRLRSFREEGVLEAFPGVTADRCERAMQLVLPDGRVVEGLEAIVLAVGRRPLGRLLWVYYVPGLRQLLDALYRLVARHRFRIAGRQCPDGACAVHFK, from the coding sequence ATGGCGCCGATGCTGCGAACGACGCCGCCCGGGCAGGACGTGATTCTCTATGACGGGCACTGCCGGCTGTGCGGAGGGGCGGCCCGGCAGCTCCAGCGGCTGCTGGGCAAGACGGGCACGCGGCTGCGCTCGTTCCGGGAAGAGGGCGTGCTGGAGGCCTTCCCCGGTGTCACCGCGGACCGCTGTGAGCGGGCCATGCAGCTCGTCCTGCCGGATGGGCGGGTGGTGGAGGGGCTGGAGGCCATTGTCCTGGCGGTGGGCCGGCGGCCGCTGGGACGGCTGCTCTGGGTGTACTACGTGCCGGGCCTGCGGCAGCTCCTGGACGCGCTCTATCGCCTCGTGGCCCGGCATCGCTTCCGCATCGCGGGACGTCAGTGTCCGGACGGGGCCTGCGCGGTCCACTTCAAATAG
- a CDS encoding AAA family ATPase, producing MQSPPPPYLQASRAFRHFFTELREAYLERETLFTQLELALLGREHVLVVGPPGTAKSAIASAVLGRIIDERTGLPSLFSKQLAESTVQTDLIGPVDFKVLTETGRTEYLTEEGMLGSEHAFLDEVFDGRDMLLRSILNVLHERELKHGRRVTTGRTECVVMTSNRYLSEVLARSPELLLAFADRLSFICFVPKAFARRESRAAMLQRFSHGARPDLRAPLSLQQVDLLQDAVTKVVVPSHVMEGVELLADALERALAAQVSKLPDYVPTKYFSQRSVVKALWALKAAVVREQIYRRPERPLEATVEDLDSLRWFFLLGGPPAGETEALLKSVVDPRERAQLEIVRLEQRAFDEALAKVRQALGGGVEREAQALATSEEVEAVESVSRNWQPGVVSTTARALQAKLVPGPRHAQNRMPLVAAARALVAAQEQRLARGMAGHGEGRGGVALLASFGDVLALCGAVPELRPAYGALCEATARFLEGAQEMIALSAESVDFEDGLKLEGLVGLADNLEEELSQTGALAGQLAEGAPAALERLRVAEAEVRGRVVSALRRRAVFSFQGHLARGRREPLDALSGDSRRLTQLENALAALDPTQQGLKQELLLPLAIAYAREVLSTTPFERIEQYGRAVQSVAENLRREGVRVDAVFAECRQVIESRLREHARHLTREVVSPPTASLSVLNGDAYVFYRGDFAAKAPDGELAALLGLDGQLAASHGGAAPGFLSEAVRSAVAEAELAFVQTRVKYLRSWLTQLLTSLPAPESLTERADAERTVDRLVRSRFPMLALKEGELVRLRGVLALVGTMAGELGEGARRLEGQLRGIDEDFGRFSRQVLARRSAS from the coding sequence GTGCAATCTCCACCGCCTCCATACCTCCAGGCCTCCCGCGCCTTCCGGCACTTCTTCACCGAGCTCCGGGAGGCCTACCTGGAGCGCGAGACGCTCTTCACGCAGCTCGAGCTCGCGCTCCTGGGGCGCGAGCACGTGCTGGTGGTGGGGCCGCCGGGGACGGCGAAGAGCGCCATCGCCAGCGCCGTGCTGGGGCGCATCATCGACGAGCGCACCGGGTTGCCCTCGCTCTTCTCCAAGCAGCTCGCCGAGTCCACCGTGCAGACGGACCTCATCGGCCCGGTGGACTTCAAGGTGCTCACGGAGACGGGCCGCACCGAGTACCTCACCGAGGAGGGCATGCTGGGCTCCGAGCACGCCTTCCTGGACGAGGTGTTCGACGGCCGGGACATGCTGCTGCGCTCCATCCTCAACGTGCTGCACGAGCGGGAGCTGAAGCATGGCCGCCGGGTGACGACGGGGCGCACCGAGTGCGTCGTGATGACGAGCAACCGGTACCTCTCCGAGGTGCTGGCGCGCTCGCCGGAGCTGCTCCTGGCCTTCGCGGACCGGTTGAGCTTCATCTGCTTCGTGCCCAAGGCCTTCGCCCGCCGGGAGAGCCGGGCGGCCATGTTGCAGCGCTTCTCACACGGCGCGCGGCCGGACCTGCGCGCGCCGTTGTCGTTGCAGCAGGTGGACCTGCTCCAGGACGCGGTGACGAAGGTGGTGGTGCCCAGCCACGTCATGGAGGGCGTGGAGTTGCTGGCGGACGCGCTGGAGCGCGCGCTGGCGGCCCAGGTGTCGAAGCTGCCGGACTACGTGCCGACGAAGTACTTCTCCCAGCGCTCGGTGGTGAAGGCGCTGTGGGCGCTGAAGGCCGCCGTGGTGAGGGAGCAGATCTACCGGCGCCCGGAGCGGCCATTGGAGGCCACCGTCGAGGACCTGGATTCGCTGCGCTGGTTCTTCCTGCTGGGCGGTCCACCCGCGGGGGAGACCGAGGCGCTGCTCAAGTCCGTGGTGGACCCCCGGGAGCGGGCGCAGCTCGAAATCGTCCGGCTGGAGCAGCGCGCCTTCGACGAGGCGCTGGCCAAGGTGCGGCAGGCGCTGGGCGGCGGCGTGGAGCGCGAGGCGCAGGCGCTCGCGACGTCCGAAGAGGTGGAGGCCGTCGAGTCGGTGAGCCGGAACTGGCAGCCTGGCGTCGTCTCCACCACCGCGCGGGCCCTGCAGGCCAAGCTGGTGCCGGGGCCTCGCCATGCGCAGAACCGGATGCCGCTGGTCGCCGCGGCGCGTGCGCTGGTGGCGGCGCAGGAGCAGCGGCTGGCGCGCGGAATGGCGGGGCACGGGGAGGGGCGGGGCGGGGTCGCGCTGCTGGCTTCGTTCGGGGACGTGTTGGCGCTCTGCGGCGCCGTCCCGGAGCTGCGGCCCGCATACGGGGCGCTCTGCGAGGCCACGGCGCGGTTCCTGGAAGGCGCCCAGGAGATGATTGCCCTGTCCGCGGAGAGCGTGGACTTCGAGGACGGGCTCAAGCTGGAGGGCCTGGTCGGGCTGGCGGACAACCTGGAGGAGGAGCTCTCCCAGACGGGAGCGCTGGCGGGGCAGTTGGCCGAAGGCGCCCCGGCCGCGTTGGAGCGCCTGCGCGTGGCCGAGGCGGAAGTGCGCGGCCGGGTCGTGTCCGCGTTGCGCCGGCGCGCGGTCTTCTCCTTCCAGGGGCACCTGGCGCGGGGGCGCCGGGAGCCGCTCGATGCGCTGTCGGGAGACTCGCGCCGCCTGACGCAGTTGGAGAACGCCCTGGCCGCCCTGGACCCCACGCAGCAGGGGCTCAAGCAGGAGCTCCTGCTGCCCCTGGCCATCGCGTATGCGCGGGAGGTGCTGTCCACCACGCCCTTCGAACGCATCGAGCAGTACGGCCGCGCGGTGCAGTCCGTGGCGGAGAACCTCCGGCGCGAGGGCGTCCGCGTGGACGCGGTGTTCGCCGAGTGCCGTCAGGTCATCGAGTCCCGGCTGCGCGAGCACGCGCGGCACCTCACGCGCGAGGTGGTCAGCCCGCCGACGGCGTCCCTGTCGGTGCTCAACGGGGACGCCTACGTCTTCTACCGGGGTGACTTCGCGGCCAAGGCGCCGGATGGGGAGCTGGCCGCCCTGTTGGGGCTGGATGGTCAGTTGGCCGCGAGCCACGGCGGCGCCGCGCCGGGGTTCCTGTCAGAGGCCGTGCGCTCGGCGGTGGCCGAGGCCGAGCTCGCCTTCGTCCAGACACGCGTCAAGTACCTGCGGAGCTGGTTGACCCAGTTGCTCACGTCGCTTCCCGCGCCGGAATCCCTGACGGAGCGGGCCGACGCCGAGCGCACCGTGGACCGGCTGGTGCGCAGCCGCTTCCCGATGCTCGCGTTGAAGGAAGGGGAGCTGGTGCGGCTGCGGGGCGTCCTGGCCCTGGTGGGCACCATGGCGGGGGAGCTGGGGGAGGGCGCGCGGAGGCTGGAGGGGCAGCTTCGGGGCATCGACGAGGACTTCGGGCGCTTCAGCCGGCAGGTGCTGGCGCGGCGGTCGGCGTCATGA
- a CDS encoding vWA domain-containing protein → MLARRLADLRRRLDALHQPAPARGGWRAWALFGRRARGPEDVSLPVLASLDRDLDRVGVHTSADARLLKALGLRKGRAGALAQGLLDRAHQALEELALCLERVERAWRAGESPPGAVAALEKGFVQLARVVKVAELFARPATAPSDDEEALEIYGRADGRATRHAPSSARLAVAEFFADRARANATDVMQKRRDLDLAHELLIRLGSDHDRERGMALRRQVAEARERVRAVPAVRSMEELLRHVRHTARREPQVAYRSLKGLYERALEAGDVALADAARAALSPLLPAPSQLSSLLERAELDALSHWFGEPAVAPEETPGPPRADELLTDLAFSLRPEQLATFELAAGCARYFDVEDALSEEIVLADTRAARAVPRRVPYPTQRMTYETTGSLHEVHNFVLSDPRMLLRDLAASHQLVRAYLDDEPPPRPRKVKRTAVRVYVCDASGSMHGARARFRDAIVIAELNNLRVKARRGEPFDPLYFSFFNDVPTELARVDSALEATRQLEKLFRDSPAEGQTDITLALMSAFDSIRAAQGRDPYLARATVVLITDGEDRVDLDLIRRTRAPMDALDIALSFVSLGEENPDLRLLVREQRAAGGRAFYHHLSDEEILWARTEFDTPWRTLLPRDVPSSGDALEQLTPHLDALEAVAAGRSAPPPVAVEASFDALFPEQPTLPPGAEPTGTDVAHRVADILGALVEAASLAPADRRAAESLLLLQHLLGVYGLTPARYLAALSVGGQATHEALQRVRLLCRPFG, encoded by the coding sequence GTGCTGGCCCGGCGCCTCGCGGACCTCCGGCGGCGGCTGGACGCGCTCCACCAGCCCGCGCCCGCGCGTGGCGGCTGGCGGGCGTGGGCGCTGTTCGGCCGGCGTGCGCGCGGTCCGGAGGACGTCTCGCTGCCGGTGCTGGCCTCGCTGGACAGGGACCTGGACCGCGTGGGGGTGCACACGTCGGCGGATGCGCGGCTGCTCAAGGCGCTGGGGCTCCGCAAGGGCCGCGCGGGGGCCCTGGCCCAGGGGCTGCTGGACCGGGCCCACCAGGCGCTCGAAGAGCTGGCGCTGTGCCTGGAGCGCGTGGAGCGCGCGTGGCGGGCCGGGGAGTCGCCGCCCGGCGCGGTCGCCGCGCTGGAGAAGGGCTTCGTCCAACTGGCGCGCGTGGTGAAGGTGGCGGAGCTCTTCGCCCGGCCCGCCACGGCGCCCTCGGACGACGAAGAGGCTTTGGAGATCTACGGGCGCGCGGACGGGCGCGCCACGCGTCACGCGCCCTCCAGCGCCCGGCTGGCCGTGGCGGAGTTCTTCGCGGACCGCGCCAGGGCCAACGCCACCGACGTCATGCAGAAGCGCCGTGACCTGGACCTGGCGCACGAGCTGCTCATCCGCCTGGGCTCGGACCATGACCGCGAGCGGGGCATGGCGCTGCGGCGCCAGGTGGCCGAGGCCCGCGAGCGGGTGCGGGCCGTCCCCGCTGTGCGCTCCATGGAGGAGCTGCTGCGGCATGTGCGGCACACGGCCCGGCGTGAGCCCCAGGTGGCCTACCGTTCGCTGAAGGGGCTGTACGAGCGGGCCCTGGAGGCAGGGGACGTGGCGCTGGCGGATGCGGCGCGCGCCGCGCTGTCGCCGTTGCTGCCCGCGCCCTCGCAACTGTCATCCCTGCTGGAGCGCGCGGAGCTCGATGCCCTGTCGCACTGGTTCGGCGAGCCCGCCGTGGCGCCCGAGGAGACGCCAGGGCCTCCGCGGGCCGACGAGCTGCTGACGGACCTGGCCTTCTCGCTGCGGCCCGAGCAGCTCGCCACCTTCGAGCTGGCGGCGGGCTGCGCCCGTTACTTCGACGTGGAGGACGCGCTGTCGGAGGAGATCGTCCTGGCGGACACGCGCGCCGCCCGGGCGGTGCCCCGGCGTGTCCCATACCCCACGCAGCGGATGACGTACGAGACGACGGGCAGCCTCCATGAGGTCCACAACTTCGTCCTGTCGGACCCGCGGATGCTGCTGCGGGACCTGGCCGCCAGTCACCAGCTGGTGCGCGCGTACCTGGATGACGAGCCGCCCCCGCGCCCCCGGAAGGTGAAGCGCACCGCGGTGCGCGTCTACGTCTGCGACGCGTCGGGCTCCATGCATGGCGCGCGCGCCCGCTTCCGGGACGCCATCGTCATCGCGGAGCTCAACAACCTGCGCGTCAAGGCCCGCCGGGGCGAGCCGTTCGACCCGCTGTACTTCAGCTTCTTCAACGACGTGCCCACCGAGCTGGCGCGCGTGGACTCCGCGCTGGAGGCCACCCGGCAGTTGGAGAAGCTCTTCCGCGACTCGCCCGCGGAGGGGCAGACGGACATCACGCTGGCGCTGATGTCCGCCTTCGACTCCATCCGCGCCGCGCAGGGGAGGGACCCGTACCTCGCCCGGGCCACCGTGGTGCTCATCACCGACGGTGAGGACCGCGTGGACCTGGACCTCATCCGCCGCACCCGCGCGCCCATGGACGCGCTGGACATCGCGTTGAGCTTCGTGTCCCTGGGCGAGGAGAACCCCGACCTGCGCCTCCTCGTCAGGGAGCAGCGCGCCGCCGGAGGCCGCGCCTTCTACCACCACCTGTCCGACGAGGAGATTCTGTGGGCGCGCACGGAGTTCGACACGCCCTGGCGCACCTTGCTGCCGCGTGACGTGCCGTCCTCCGGCGACGCGCTGGAGCAGCTCACGCCGCACCTGGACGCGCTGGAGGCCGTCGCCGCGGGGCGGTCCGCGCCCCCGCCCGTGGCGGTGGAGGCTTCGTTCGACGCGCTCTTCCCGGAGCAGCCCACCCTTCCGCCCGGCGCCGAGCCCACCGGCACGGACGTCGCGCATCGCGTGGCGGACATCCTCGGCGCGCTGGTGGAGGCCGCCTCGCTGGCCCCCGCGGACCGGCGCGCGGCGGAGAGCCTGCTGCTGCTCCAGCACCTGCTGGGTGTGTACGGATTGACCCCCGCCCGGTACCTCGCCGCCCTGTCCGTGGGGGGGCAGGCCACGCACGAAGCGCTGCAGCGCGTGCGGCTGTTGTGCCGGCCCTTCGGTTAG
- a CDS encoding PspA/IM30 family protein — protein MFFGLFRKRKKEPSRPADPLAAFDQLIGNLERQAAEVRKSAATLLALKADLARAEERYARRLGELTARRATAKERGDAQAVRVLEKDQAQAEDLLASTRDALARAVSDGRLLLEAASELGDRVAELRRERESASARLTAGGLVTEALRERVARFDEALVVDAARDEVERAHALADIYREEKAQED, from the coding sequence ATGTTCTTTGGCCTGTTCCGAAAACGGAAGAAGGAGCCGTCGCGTCCAGCGGACCCGCTGGCCGCTTTCGACCAGCTCATCGGGAACCTGGAGCGGCAGGCCGCCGAGGTGCGCAAGTCCGCGGCCACGCTGCTGGCCCTCAAGGCGGACCTGGCGCGCGCGGAGGAGCGTTATGCGCGCCGGCTGGGGGAGCTCACCGCGCGGCGGGCCACCGCCAAGGAGCGCGGGGACGCCCAGGCCGTGCGCGTGCTGGAGAAGGACCAGGCGCAGGCGGAGGACCTGCTCGCCAGTACGCGTGACGCGTTGGCGCGGGCGGTGTCCGACGGGCGCCTGCTGCTGGAGGCGGCGAGCGAGCTGGGAGACCGCGTGGCGGAGCTGCGGCGCGAGCGGGAGAGCGCCTCCGCCCGGCTCACGGCGGGCGGGCTCGTCACCGAGGCCCTGCGCGAGCGCGTGGCCCGCTTCGACGAGGCGCTGGTGGTGGACGCGGCCCGGGACGAAGTCGAGCGCGCGCACGCCCTGGCGGACATCTACCGCGAGGAGAAGGCGCAGGAGGACTGA
- a CDS encoding DNA integrity scanning protein DisA nucleotide-binding domain protein, whose product MTENTKFDREFLRSALSLAGKSEVDHFLYICDTPIPAEEFRGRPARKKLVYAVTMPKLAEEHLAKKVRALVIPAYDYSRTERVKVALVSALSQGAFKEGDLVLCMTGKVGRAPDTLMQMRIGGSLDDRLAIEGVKLGDEFNSQVVDALIQLALQIGQEGFEGHPIGTIITIGAHNTVLEKSRQMTINPFQGLSEAERNVLDPKIREAIKNFSVLDGAFVIREDGVVLAAGRYLSAADEAVKIPLGLGARHAAAAGMTSTTGCIALVVSQTSGAVRLFKGGNIVLELHQTARRT is encoded by the coding sequence TTGACCGAGAACACGAAGTTTGATCGGGAGTTCCTTCGCTCGGCCCTCTCGTTGGCTGGAAAGAGCGAAGTCGATCACTTCCTCTATATCTGCGACACGCCCATTCCCGCCGAGGAGTTTCGCGGCCGGCCCGCTCGCAAGAAGCTGGTCTACGCCGTCACGATGCCCAAGCTGGCGGAGGAGCACCTCGCCAAGAAGGTCCGTGCGCTCGTCATCCCGGCGTACGACTACTCGCGCACCGAGCGTGTGAAGGTGGCGCTCGTGTCCGCGCTGTCCCAGGGAGCGTTCAAGGAAGGCGACCTCGTCCTGTGCATGACGGGCAAGGTGGGCCGCGCGCCGGACACGTTGATGCAGATGCGCATCGGCGGCTCGCTCGACGACAGGCTGGCCATCGAAGGCGTCAAGCTGGGCGACGAGTTCAACTCCCAGGTGGTGGACGCCCTCATCCAGTTGGCGCTGCAGATTGGCCAGGAGGGCTTCGAGGGCCACCCCATTGGCACCATCATCACCATTGGCGCCCACAACACCGTGCTGGAGAAGAGCCGGCAGATGACCATCAATCCGTTCCAGGGCCTCTCCGAGGCGGAGCGGAACGTGCTCGACCCGAAGATTCGCGAGGCCATCAAGAACTTCTCCGTGCTGGACGGCGCGTTCGTCATCCGCGAGGACGGCGTCGTCCTCGCCGCGGGCCGCTACCTGTCCGCGGCGGATGAGGCCGTGAAGATTCCGCTGGGCCTGGGCGCGCGGCACGCGGCCGCCGCCGGCATGACGTCCACCACGGGCTGCATCGCCCTCGTCGTGAGCCAGACGTCCGGCGCGGTGCGGCTCTTCAAGGGCGGCAACATCGTCCTGGAGCTGCACCAGACGGCGCGCCGCACCTGA
- a CDS encoding TraR/DksA family transcriptional regulator produces the protein MNQKDLKRYKKMLEDSKASLLESAKKTLVEESSFDTDDLPDEIDLASSEYAQSMVFRLRDREKFLLQKIEKALVRIEDGTFGVCERCEEDISPKRLEARPVTTLCIRCKEEQEKKEKSYG, from the coding sequence GTGAACCAGAAAGATCTCAAGCGTTACAAGAAGATGCTCGAGGACAGCAAGGCGAGCCTGCTCGAGAGCGCCAAGAAGACCCTGGTGGAGGAGTCCAGTTTCGACACGGACGACCTTCCCGATGAGATCGACCTGGCGTCTTCCGAGTATGCGCAGTCGATGGTCTTCCGCCTGCGGGACCGGGAGAAGTTCCTGTTGCAGAAGATCGAGAAGGCGCTGGTCCGCATCGAGGACGGCACGTTCGGCGTCTGCGAGCGGTGCGAAGAGGACATCTCGCCCAAGCGCCTGGAGGCGCGCCCGGTGACGACGCTCTGCATCCGCTGCAAGGAAGAGCAGGAGAAGAAGGAGAAGTCCTACGGCTGA
- a CDS encoding FHA domain-containing protein produces MDAMEYCPRCDTENPRDASVCRACGSPLRSGTMVMAVASVSARPQVSIRVVRADGGPESVVRMQRDTLTCGQQGDISLADDPFIMPLQLRFFFSGARLAVEDVGGANGVFIRLRQERELPPGGELRLGRQRLVLEPIPTAATGPGGTQVWGSPDPGYRLRLVQLLEGGLRGGAFPLREGDNLLGREQGDLTFPTDGFVSGRHAVLQVRQDRLQVRDVGSSNGTFIRLSGPTFVDNGDHFLIGRQLLRVEIQAPAA; encoded by the coding sequence ATGGACGCGATGGAATACTGCCCCCGCTGTGACACCGAAAATCCTCGGGACGCCTCCGTCTGCCGGGCGTGCGGCTCGCCGCTGCGCTCCGGAACGATGGTGATGGCCGTCGCCAGCGTCTCCGCGCGCCCCCAGGTCTCCATCCGGGTGGTCCGCGCCGACGGCGGCCCCGAGTCCGTCGTCCGGATGCAGCGCGACACCCTCACCTGCGGCCAGCAGGGGGACATCTCGCTCGCCGACGACCCCTTCATCATGCCGCTCCAGTTGCGCTTCTTCTTCTCCGGCGCCCGCCTGGCCGTGGAGGACGTGGGCGGCGCCAACGGCGTCTTCATCCGCCTGCGGCAGGAGCGCGAGCTGCCCCCGGGCGGCGAGCTGCGCCTGGGACGCCAGCGGCTGGTGCTGGAGCCCATTCCCACCGCGGCCACCGGCCCGGGCGGCACCCAGGTCTGGGGCTCGCCGGATCCCGGCTACCGGCTGCGCCTGGTGCAGCTGCTGGAGGGAGGCCTGCGCGGCGGCGCCTTCCCCCTGCGCGAGGGCGACAACCTCCTGGGCCGCGAACAGGGCGACCTCACCTTCCCCACCGACGGCTTCGTGTCCGGACGGCACGCCGTGCTGCAGGTGCGGCAGGACCGGCTCCAGGTCCGGGACGTGGGCTCGTCCAACGGCACCTTCATCCGCCTGTCGGGCCCCACCTTCGTGGACAACGGGGACCACTTCCTCATCGGCCGTCAGTTGCTGCGCGTGGAGATCCAGGCGCCGGCGGCCTGA